TGAGTTGCTCGTAACAGCCTCCTTCCAATCGCTTGCAGTACAACACAAAGCCATCCCGATCCCATGTCAGTAATTTGACAGTCCGGCGACTCCGGTTGAAAAATACATACACATCTCCATTCATCGGATCGGCTTCGAGTTCATTACGTACCAAACCGCTCAATCCGTCATAGCCCTTGCGCATATCTACTGCACCTTTGTATAAATAATACCGCTGATGTGCTCCGAATCCTAACATCCTGTCAAGGCTCTGACATCTTCAATGCTCATAAACATATGTACATCAACTCTAACACCATTAGGGTAATGAATGCTCATGTGAGGGATAAATGCGGGAGTCACTTGAAGTGGTACAAATTTATTGTTCTGTTTTGTACCAGATGGAACAACTGACTTTTTGTGCCAGTTGTAAAAAGTGCTCTTGTCAAAAGGTTTTCCATCACAATATTTACTGATGCTCAGCCCGGATTGCTCCCATTCTGATACCCACTGACCAATTTGTTCTTTGTTGTATCGCATTGCTAAATTTTTTAGCAAAGGTAATATAGCGGAGAGCTGATTTGCAATATGGAGTTAGTCGGATGCTTACGCAGTAGCGCAGTCTATTACGCAACCATCCGTCCATCGTTTTGAGCTTACTGTAAATACTTGCTCCACGAAAGTAATTAAGCCAGCCTAATTGGATTTCATTAATTTTCGTAATCCGTTCTGCTAGGCTAATTGGAGATGTCTTCCTAGTGATCGATTTTAGACTTTGCTGCAACCGTCACCAAGCTTTGTCGCCTACCGTCAATTGATATTTA
The genomic region above belongs to Saprospiraceae bacterium and contains:
- the tnpB gene encoding IS66 family insertion sequence element accessory protein TnpB; the encoded protein is MLGFGAHQRYYLYKGAVDMRKGYDGLSGLVRNELEADPMNGDVYVFFNRSRRTVKLLTWDRDGFVLYCKRLEGGCYEQLSGIIEGKTHLINYQHLIMLLSGISLIGLHQRPRYEMQKQDKFIKKSE